A window from Gopherus flavomarginatus isolate rGopFla2 chromosome 4, rGopFla2.mat.asm, whole genome shotgun sequence encodes these proteins:
- the SUPT7L gene encoding STAGA complex 65 subunit gamma has product MLRYWGEIPVSTSQANHSSFDLLQREFRTVEVQDPPLHQPSANKPRPPTMLDIPSEPCSLTIHTIQLIQHNRRLRSLIAMAQAQNQQQVEGIKTDENEPLPSCPASPPLPDDLLPLDSKTPKMPFQLRHSDPESDFYRGKGEPVTELSWTSCRQLLYQSMATILAHAGFECANESVLETLTDIAHEYCLKFTKLLRFTVDREARLGQTPFPDVMEQVFHEVGIGSVLSLQKFWQHRIKDYHSYMLQVSKQLSEEYEKIVNPEKAAEDTKPVKIKEEPVSDITFPISEELEGDLASGDQSLPVGVLGAQSERFSANLEVEASPQATGAEVNASPLWNLAQVKMEPQESEEGNVHGHGVLGSDVFEEPMSGMSEAGMPQSPNGSESSYGSHSPDSLMGSSPVFNQRCKKKMKKM; this is encoded by the exons ATGCTGCGATATTGGGGTGAGATTCCAGTGTCGACCAGTCAGGCCAACCATAGCTCCTTTGATTTGCTTCAGCGTGAGTTTCGCACTGTGGAAGTTCAAGATCCTCCATTACATCAGCCCTCTGCAAACAAGCCCAGGCCACCCACCATGCTGGACATCCCCTCGGAGCCCTGTAGCCTTACCATTCACACCATTCAGCTCATCCAACACAACAGACGGCTGCGCAGCCTCATTGCCATGGCTCAGGCCCAGAACCAGCAGCAAGTGGAGGGCATAAAGACGGACGAGAACGAGCCTCTGCCATCCTGtcctgcctccccacccctccctgatGACCTGCTTCCTCTGGATAGTAAAACCCCCAAAATGCCATTTCAGCTAAGGCACAGTGATCCAGAGAGTGACTTTTATAG AGGGAAAGGGGAACCAGTAACTGAGCTGAGTTGGACCTCCTGCCGGCAGCTTCTCTACCAGTCCATGGCCACCATCCTGGCCCATGCAGGGTTCGAGTGTGCCAATGAGAGCGTCCTGGAGACCCTGACAGACATTGCTCATGAGTACTGCTTGAAGTTCACCAAGCTGTTGCGCTTCACTGTGGATCGAGAAGCTCGACTTGGGCAGACGCCTTTCCCAGACGTAATGGAACAGGTGTTCCACGAAGTGGGCATTGGCAGTGTGCTCTCTCTGCAGAAGTTCTGGCAGCACCGCATTAAGGATTATCACAGCTACATGCTGCAG GTTAGCAAACAGCTCTCTGAAGAGTATGAGAAGATTGTCAACCCTGAAAAGGCAGCAGAAGACACAAAACCTGTGAAGATTAAGGAGGAGCCAGTCAGTGATATCACCTTTCCCATAagtgaggagctggagggagatcTGGCATCTGGTGACCAGTCTTTGCCTGTGGGAGTCCTTGGAGCTCAGAGTGAGCGTTTTTCTGCCAATCTGGAAGTAGAGGCATCACCGCAGGCTACGG gTGCTGAGGtcaatgcttcccctctctggaACTTGGCTCAGGTGAAAATGGAGCCTCAGGAAAGTGAGGAGGGCAATGTTCATGGGCATGGGGTCCTAGGCAGCGATGTCTTCGAGGAGCCCATGTCGGGCATGAGTGAAGCTGGGATGCCGCAGAGCCCCAATGGCTCTGAGAGCAGTTATGGTTCTCATTCTCCTGACAGCCTGATGGGATCCTCGCCTGTCTTCAACCAACGCTGCAAGAAGAAGATGAAGAAGATGTGA